The following is a genomic window from Sedimenticola thiotaurini.
GATGCACAGACCCTGGCGAGTGAATATTTTGTGCAGACCAAGATGCGTAGCCTGGAGATATTTCAGCGGGAGGTTCGGCGATGAAATACGTGAGTTACAACATCGAAACAATTTTCAACGCGTTTAGCGTTCTATCGGACAATCCCTGGATACAGCGTCTGGGTCATATAGGTCACGCTTTGATAGGCCCACTGTGCATGTTCGTTATCTGGTGGTGGGCGGCGGAAGCCGACTTGGTCAGCGACAAGTTACTGCCCGGTCCGATAGAGACGTTTGGATCTCTGGGGCACAGTTTACTGAGTGGCGATATGCTCCGGGATGCTGGTTATACCATGTACAGAACCGGTTACGGTTTTGTTATTGCCATGATCCTGGGTGTTCCGATCGGGGTCGTTCTTGGTTCCAGCCAGAAACTCTACCGGTCAGTGGAGTTTCTGGTGGATTTCTTCCGGTCAACACCGGTCACTGCCGTGTTCCCCCTGTTTCTGCTGATCTTCGGTATTGGTGATATTGCCAAAATATCAGTAGCCGCTTTCGCGGCCTGGCTGGTGATTCTGTTTAATGTCGCATACGGCGTTATGAATGCGCGTCAGACACGAATCATGGCGGCAAAAGTGATGGGCGCATCATCCGGGCGTATCTTTTTTGACGTGATGTTTTTTGAGTCGCTTACCCAGACATTTGTCGGCCTGCGTATGGGGGTTTCTATCGCACTGGTAGTGATTATTGTTGCAGAAATGTTCATTGGATCCATGGATGGTATGGGGCATCGAATTATCGATGCGCAGCAGATCTATGACTTGGAGGATATGTATGCCTCCATCCTCATGACCGGCGCCATGGGTTATGGATTTAACCTGTTTTTCCTCGGCCTGGAACGGTGGCTGGTCCATTGGTCCGGACGCTAGCAGATTTACCCCGTCCTACTTCGCTATCTACAACTGGAGATTAATCTCATGAAATTGAAAAAACTGATTGTCGGTGCAGCCATAGCACTGCTCATGCCCATTACTGCACCCGCCAAGGAACTTGAAAAAGTGGTTGCATCCTGGCTGCCAATCATGCAGACAACCGCCTACTATGTCGCACTTGAAGAGGGGCTTTTCGAGCAGGCGGGTATAGAAATTGTTTCTCACAAATTCGGCAATCCAAATCAGATTATCGATTCCCTGGTGTCCGGGCAGGCGGACTTTGGCCCACCGGGAGCTGCTGCCGGTATCGCCATGCTCGCTGAATCAAGGTTTCCCGGTACCTTCAAGGTCTTTGGCCTGCAAGGTGGTGGTATCAAGGTTGACCTGATCAATGATGGTCTGATCGTCAAGGCGGACTCCAATATCAAGTCGCTGAAAGATCTGAAAGGTAAAACCCTGGGTACTGTACCGGGCATTCAGTGGCAGACTATTGCACGTCATCTGGTGCGCTTGAATGGCTTGGATCCGGATAAGGACGTTCGTGTAACCGCTGTATCTGTTCCCCTCCAGGTTCCCTCGGTAGTTGCAGGTAGTGTGGATGCAACCTTGTCGTTGGAGCCGGTGGGTTCTATCGCTGCAGCATCCGGTGATGCTGAACGCGCCATGGTCAATCCTTGTGCCGTCTTTATTACTGACCCGTTCTACTCTGGTGCCGCCGTGCTCACCACTAAGTTCATTAAGGAGCGGCCGGAGGTTGCCCGTAAAGTGGTTGAGGTGATTGATACGGCGACCCGCATGGTGAATGCCGACTTTGATAAATATAAAAAAGTGATACCTAAATATACCGCTATCAAAGCTGAGCAACTGGACCTGTTGGCCAAGCCATATCTGCGGCCGTTCGATGAACTGAACGAAACGGATTTTGATTCATATCAGGCCTTCGTCGATGTGTTCTATAAGGAAGGAGTATTGAAAGAACCTATTGATATTCGCACCAAGATCCTGACCTGGGACGATTTTAAATAAGTGCTATCTGCAACGGTGAGGCACCAACGGTGCCTCACTCAAACCAACGGAACCACATTATGAACACAAAATCCTTAAGTTTTCGCGCAGCGGTTGTCCAGACGTTGGCTGAACTAGGTGACCTGGATGCCAATATCACGCTTACTCAATCTCATGTAGAAGAGGCGGTGCGACAGGGTGCGCGCCTGATTGTATTACCGGAGTGTATGAATAGTGGCTATCTGTTCGATTCCGAAGCGCACTGTCGGGAGATTGCGGAGCCGGTCACCGGGCGTTATGTGCAGGCACTTGCTGAACTGTGCCGGAAACACAATATTTTTATCGGTACCGGGTTTACTGAGTGGGATGAGGATAAGGGAAAAGTATTCAATAGTGCCTTGCTTATCGATCCACGCGGTGAACTGATCCTGCATTATCACAAGCAGTTCCTGGCCACACATGACCAGAACTGGTTCGAATTCGGGGAACGGGGTTGCCCGGTAGTGGATACGGAACTGGGTCGTATCGGTCTGCTGATCTGTTTTGATGGCCGTATTCCGGAAATCGCCCGTAGCCTCGCCCTGCAGGGTGCGGAAGTGATTCTGGACATGGCAAACTTCTTCGCTATGGATCAGGCCGATTTGTGGGTTCCAGCACGAGCTTACGAAAATGGCGTATGGATCGTTGCGGCTACCAAGTCTGGCGTGGAGCGGAGTATCTACTATCCGGGTGGTAGTATGATTGTCTCACCGGATGGCGAAACTAAAGCTTATGTCCCCTACGATACACATGGAGTGGCGAGTGCTGAAATCTTTCCAGAACAGGCCCGAAATAAGTCCTGGTTTTACGGTGCGAATCGATGGTCCGATCGCCGACCAGACACCTACAGTCTGCTGCGTGCGCCTTTTGAAGAGACGCCACTTGCATCGTTACTCGATCAACCCCTGATTCCGGAACAGGCGACTGCAAAAGGAGCGGCTGTTCAAGCGCATGCTACCTTCAGTACCGGCAGTCTGGAAGAAGCGTTGGATATGCTGGATCATGCGGCAAAACTGGGCTCCAAGTTACTGGTGCTGCCGCAACATATGACATTTTCCTCCTGGCTGCCGAGTCGCAGTGACGTTGAGCAGAACCGGGAAGCCAGAGACCACGCGCTACAGCGGGTGCAGTCCATTTGCAAACGTTATGACTGTAGCGTGGTGTTACCGATCTTTATGGAGGACGCCGGACAATTTGTTCCGACGGCGGTAGTCATCGGTCCCGGTGGCAACGAACTGGGGAGGCAACAGCAGATTCATTTGGAGCCGGAAATGGTTTCCTGGGCGAAGGGTGGCGATTGCTTTACCGTGATAGATACACCGAGCGGCCGCCTGGGTGTGTTGTTGGGTTATGATGGCATGTTCCCGGAGTCCTCCCGTGTCCTGGCCCTGGCTGGTGCGGATATAATAGCCTGGTGCAGCGCATGGCGTCATCCCAATGATCGGAAACTCCTGACCATGCCCAAGGCAGAGGATAATCGCTGTTTTCTGATCTGTGCCAACCGCAGTGATGCCCCCTATCCTGGCGGTTCGTTCATTGCACCTCCCACCGGGTTTCCTCAATGGGATATGGACCTGGCGGCGCCACCGGTATTAAGACACAATGCAGTGCAGCCCGGGTTCATGAATCTGGCGCTGGCTCGACAGAAGTCGATGATACCGGGGGTGGATATGATCCGTAACCGTATCACCGATACTTACGAGGTCCTCATCGCGGACAAAAATGTCGGTTGATCTGGACTTAAGGTATTTATGGGTATGTGAAGTGTGTCAGCAAGGTGTCAGATGAATAGAGCAACGGGTCGAAAAACCACAGTTAATCGCCTGGCAGATCGCATTTACAATCAGCTCAAGGATGAGCTGTATGTGCAACTGAAACCCGGTGACCGACTGACCGAGTCGGCGGTGGCTGAAAGATTGGATGCCAGTCGCACACCAACCCGCGAAGCGTTGCAGCGACTGGTTCAGGAGGGACACCTGAACGCACATTTGCGTAATGGTTACACCGTCCGTTCTATCGATCAGTCGACTCTGAATGATCTGTATGCTGTGCGTGTGTTGTTGGAGACCGAAGCAGTCCGCTTGTATTGCGCCGGCTCCAGTGATAGCAGCCTTTCTCCATTAATGGCAGATTGGGAAGTAGCGCGCTCGGAGCAGATAAGTGATCCAAATGAACTGGGGCGACTTAACGAATCTTACCACTTCGGTATTGTGGCGCTATCCGGAAACCGGGAACTGATTCGTCTGCATGGTGATATATTCCAGCGCATTCAATTAATTCAACGTCTGGATTTCAGCCGGGAGGAACGGGTCGACGCAACCTACGACGAACATCTGGCTGTTCTGCAGAGCATGGTGCGTGGAGAGAGTGAAAAGGCGAGTGATATTTTGCGTCAGCATATTGTGCAAAGCCTGGATATGGTCTCTGAAATAACCCGGCAGTTCACTGTAGATTAAACCGGCAACGAGCAACAACTCTGTTTTACGACCCGCTAGTGCCTGAAAAGGTGAGGAAAGTTTGCTAAAGCGGCATATGTAACTGACTGTTTCAATGTTCTGTGACTGTCTGGGAACGAGCCTGCTCAAGGCCAGTCACTGTGATGGATTACCACACGATAACCGTCCGGGTCTTCGAAAGTCTGTCCGGCTCTGGCCCAATAGGGATTGTTTGGGGGAACCGACAGAAAGCCCGCGCGCCGCATCTTTTCACATCGCTGATGCCACTCCTGCGGATCGGGCAAATAGAACACCAACAGAGCCTCCGCAGAGGGGCGTGTTGTCTCCGGGTGGCCCGGCCGGTGAGTGAACTCCAGGTGGTAGGGGCCACCAGCCACACCAAGCATGACGCCGTCAAACCCCTCGTGATCCCGGAAGTGCCCCAGTTCATCCAGATCCAATCCCTCCCGATACATTGCTACAATCCGCTCCAGATCGCTGGTAGGGTGGGCTACTCTGAGTTGCGGTAGCATAAAAGGCCTCCTGGTGGTTGATCAGAACTTTTCGGCAAGGGGATTGGTATCGCAACGCCATCTTTCCGGATCGGTCACTCCTGTTGGTACAGCGGCACTTTTTACAGCGCCACTGCCGAAGGCTCCGGCACATCGGGCAACCCGGTTTCGGCGTCATCACTCCAAGCCATCCTATGCTGAACAAACCGCCCGGCTCAAGCAACTGCGGGCGAAGTGGACACGTTGGGGGGGTAATGGTTGGTTCCCTGGGGATGAGCAAGAATCGGGTGGTGTCTGGTGACCGGTCTATCTATAGTGTGCTCAACGGCTGATCCTGGCCAAATCCGGACCTTTTCAGATGGAGCAGTGAATGGATAGCGCCAACCTTGTGTGTCTACTTAGCCTGGCGGCGATCTGGGGTGGCTCGTTCCTGTTCATGCGAATCGGCGCGCCGGTGCTGGGGGCCGTATGGCTGGTGGGGTGGCGTGTCGGGCTGGCGACCCTGTTTCTGGCTGGGGTGGGCTGGTACACCCTGGCCGGATCACTGGTGGTGATCGCGGGAACCGCCCTGGTGACCGGTTTCTCCCCGCGCCGACTCTTTTCGGCCAAGGCTGATCAAAATGTTTGACTTATCCGACACCGAATCACAGCTCCAGTATCAGCGCATTGCCCGGGCGATCCGTTTTCTGCGTGCCCATGCCAGCGAGCAACCGTCCCTCGGTGCGGTGGCCGCGGAGGTGGGGCTGAGCGAATACCATTTCCAACGTCTGTTCAGTCGCTGGGCGGGTGTGTCACCGAAACGTTTTCTGCAGTACCTGACCAAGGAGCGGGCCCGGGCGGCGTTACGGGAATCCCGGCCGCTGCTGGAGGCTGCCCACGCAGCAGGGCTTTCCGGCCCGGGACGGCTGCACGACCTGATGATCAGTTGCGAAGCGATGACTCCCGGGCAGATCAAGACGCGTGGGGCAGGGCTTGAGATCGGTTATGGTTGGAGCGGCAGCCCGTTTGGTGTCGCCCTGGTTGGCTGGACCTCAAACGGTGTCTGTCACCTGGGTTTCCATGATGATATCGATGGTCGGTTTGAGCATGAGCTGGCAGAAGCTTGGTCCGGGGCCCGGCTGTACCGTGATGAATCCCGGGCGATCGATCTGGTGGCGCGGATCTTCCCGGAGCAGCCGCGGCCGGGCTCCCTGCACCTGGTCTTACAGGGCACCAATTTCCAGATCAAGGTGTGGGAGGCGCTGTTGCAGATCGGTAGTGGCGCACTGATCTCCTACTCCGAACTGGCTGCGCTGGCCGGGTCGCCCCGTGCGTCCAGAGCGGTGGGTTCCGCCCTGGCTGCCAACCGGATCGGTTACCTGATCCCTTGTCATCGGGTGATCCGGGAGACCGGTGAGTCCGGGCAGTATCGCTGGGGCGAGGACCGCAAGCTGATTATCCAGGGCTGGGAGGCGGCCCGTCGAGAGGCGGTCCAGGGATCTGCTGACCAGGGTGGCTAAGCGGTTTTCTTCCGATGTCGATGGAGGGGTGACGCTTCTCCACGCCCCGTGTTGTCAGAATCACCTCGGCATAATATTCCAATAAAAAAAGCTTCACTATTTCGACATGTCTAGATAACTGGCTTGTCACAAACGGACAGTAGCATCTCCCGGCAATAGAACGAGGAGAGAGACATGACTGCTATTGCCCTATCCCGCGTTACCAAAACTTTTTCCCGTGAGCGCGATGCTTCCCCGGTACTCCGGGGTATCGACCTGTCTATCGAACAGGGTGACATGGTCGCCCTGATCGGTCCCTCCGGTTCGGGCAAGTCGACGCTGTTGCGTCACCTGTCCGGTCTCACCTTGGCGGATCGTGACTGCGGAGCTGAAGTCACCGTGTTGGGTCGTGTCATCCAGCGTCAGGGTCGACTGGAACGGGATATCCGTCATTCCCGGGCGCAGATCGGTCACATCTTCCAGCAGTTTAATCTGGTTGGTCGTCTGTCGGTGTTGAAAAACGTACTGATCGGTGGCCTGAGCCGGATCTCCACGCAACGGGGACTGCTTGGCTGGTTTACTGAACGGGAGAAACGTGCCGCTCTGGAGGCGCTGGAGCGGGTGGGGCTGCGCGAGTTCGCCCTGAAACGGGCCTCTGAGTTATCCGGTGGCCAGCAGCAGCGGGTAGCTATTGCCCGCGCCTTGATGCAGCGGGCCCGGGTGATCCTGGCTGATGAGCCGATCGCTTCGCTGGACCCCGAATCGTCCCGCCGGGTCATGCAGACCCTGCGGGATATCAATCGTCGGGATGGCATCACCGTCGTTGTCACCCTCCATCAGGTTGACTACGCGCAGCAGTACTGCCGCCGTGCGGTGGCCCTGCGTCAGGGGGAGATCGTTTTCGACGATCACATCGATGTCCTGAACGAGACACAGATCGACCAACTCTACGGCAGTGATCAGCCCAAGCTCCATTCCCCGAACGCACCGTCCCGGACCCTGCTGTCCGATCGTCGTCTTGCGATTGCCTAACCCGAACCATCCTACACGGAGTCCATTGATGAAAATTAAAAAACTGTTCATGAAAATTACCGCAGTCCTGGTGCTTGCCGGCTCCCTCGCCGGGATTCAAACACTGCAGGCGGAGGAGGCCAAAGTCCTTACCTTCGGTATTATTTCGACCGAATCCTCACAGAATCTGAAAACTGTCTGGATGCCCTTTCTTGACGACATGTCGGCTAAATTGGGCATGGAAGTTAAGCCGTTCTTCGCCTCTGATTATGCCGGGATCATCCAGGGTATGCGTTTCGACAAGGTGGATGTGGCCTGGTACGGCAACAAGTCAGCCATGGAGGCGGTTGATCGGGCGGGCGGCGAGATCTTCGCCCAGACCGTGGACGTAACTGGCAACCCCGGCTATTGGAGCCTGCTGCTGGCGCGCGCGGATGATGATCGGATCAACTCGGTCGAGGATATGCTGAAATTGACCGGAGAACTGGCTTTCGGTAATGGCGATCCCAACTCCACTTCCGGTTTCCTGGTACCCAGCTACTACGTGTTCGCCAAGAATGGCGTAGATCCTAAAAAGGCCTTCAAGCGCATGACCAACAGCAGTCACGAATCCAATTTCCTGGCAGTGGCTAACGGCCAGGTGGATGTGGCCACCAACAACACCGAAACCATGGCGCGGGTGAAGATAACCCATCCGGACAAAGTGGCAAAGGTAAAGGTGATCTGGAAGTCGCCGCTGATCCCTGCCGATCCGATCGTCTGGCGCAAGAACCTGCCGGAGCGCGTCAAGAGCAAGGTGTATGACTTCCTGATGAACTACGGCAAGACCGGTGACAGCAAAGAGACGAAGATCCTCGCGGACCTGCAATGGGCTCCGTTCAAGGCTTCCAGCAATGATCAACTGCTGCCGATTCGTCAACTGGTGCTTTACAAGGAACGCGTGAAGCTGGCCAAGGCATCCGATCTGAGTGATGCAGAGAAGGCGGAAAAGATCCAGGCCATCGATGACAAGCTGTCTGAATTAAGTCGCCGCATGGAAGCGATCTCGGTGGCCGTGGCGAATTGATTTCCGGCAACTGCTGTAGCGGGAGGCGACTTGTTCAGTCGCCCGCCACAGCGGTTCATGCACAGGAAATATCCCTGTCCTGGAGAGGCTGAACCATGATAACCGCGAACAACCTGCCGATTCCTAAACAGCCGTTTAACTGGTTGGCGGCCATCAGCTGGGGCCTGTTTTTGCTGGCCTTGAGCTGGGGCTGGCAAGCGGCTGAGATGAAGCCCCTGGTGCTGTTTTCCGATGCTGACAATATGTTGGAATTCGCCAGGGATTTTTTTCCGCCTGACTTCAGCGATATGAGTTACTACCTGGAAGAGATGGTGGTCACCCTGCACATCGCCCTGTGGGGTACCACGCTGGCGATCATCTGCTCCATCCCTTTGGGCCTTATGAGTTCAGAGAACCTGGCACCTGCCTGGATCTACCAGCCAACCCGACGTCTGATGGATGCAACCCGTGCGATCAACGAGATGGTCTTTGCCATGTTGTTCGTGGTGGCGGTTGGCCTGGGTCCGTTCGCCGGCGTGTTGGCCCTGTTTGTTCACACCACCGGTGTACTGGCCAAACTCTTCTCCGAAGCGGTGGAGGCGATCGATCCGGCACCGGTGGAAGGGGTGCGGGCGACCGGTGCCTCACTGTTGCAGGAGATCCTCTACGGGGTGATACCCCAGGTGTTGCCGTTGTGGATCTCCTTCTCCCTGTACCGCTTTGAATCCAATGTCCGTTCCGCAACAGTGGTGGGTATGGTGGGTGCCGGTGGTATCGGTGTAATCCTGTGGGAGAGTGTGCGCGGCTTCCAGTTCCAGCAGACCTGTGCGGTGATGTTGGTGATTATCGTCAGCGTGACCCTGATTGATCTCACTTCCCAGCGATTACGCAAGGCATTTATCTGAGTTTTTTGTTGAGCGGATTTGTATAGACAACTGCCATGGCCGTTTACCTGACAATAGCCACCCAACTGCGTGATGAGATCCGCAATCACTATTCCCATGGCGATATGCTGCCCTCGGAACATCAGCTTGCAAAGCGCTTTAATGTGAATCGTCACACCTTGCGGCGGGCAGTCGACGAACTGGTGCACGACGGTTTAGTGCGCCGTTACCAGGGGCTGGGTAACCAGGTGGTGGGGGCGCCGATTGACTATGCGCTGAACCATCCCTCCTGCTTTACCCACAATCTGTCAAAAATGGGTTTGCTGTTGGATACCGAAGTACTGGGGTGTCGTGAAGAGCCGCTCGGTGAGGCGCTGGCCAGTCGTCTGCAACTGCCGGCCGATACCGGTATTGTGCTGATTCGCACCTGTCGCTGTATCGATGAGCAGCCGGCCACCCTGATGCGGCACCATCTGTTCAACGTCGATATCCGGCAGATGGTCCGTTTTCGCAGCGGTTCTCTGCACCGGTTCCTGCAACAGAGCTACGGTTACCGGGCGCTGCGCGGTACTACCCGGCTACGGGCCCGCATGCCTACCTTTGATGAGTGCAGCCAGTTAAAAATCGGACGGGGCATACCTGTGATGGAGATCCACAGCCGTTACTACCTCCAGGGGAGCGGATCGCTGATGGAGTATGCCATCAGCATCAGCCGTGGTGACCTTTTTGAATACAGCGTGGAGCCTTGAAACATGCCTACCACACAAAACAGCCGCCGGCAGTGGATGTCGGTGCTGGCCCAGGCTCCCGCGGGGCAGTTGATCGAACTGGCGCAACCGTTTCTGGCGCTTGACCGCTTCACTAGCGTCCGGGCACCTGAGATCGGCCTGGCCCAGGTGCGGGCGCGCATGGGCGGCACCGGTAACCGCTTCAATCTGGGGGATGTGACCATCACCCGCTGCGTGGTGCAGTCCGCCAATGGCCACTACGGCTATGCCTACATTCGGGGACGCAATAAACCCCACGCCCTGTGCGCGGCGCAACTGGATGCCCTGTTGCAGTCCGACAACCACCGGGAGGCGATCTATCAACAGGTGATCAAGCCGCTGCGTCAGACGCTGGCGCAACAGCAGCAGCAGCGCGCGACCGAGGCGGCAGCCACCCGGGTCAACTTTTTCACCCTGGTCAGGGGGGAGGACTAAGATGCAGAACCTTGCCATTGTTCCCGCTTTTGAAGATCCGGTCTCGCAGGCCCAGCAGACCTTCCGCTGCCTGCTCAAGGCGATGAGTGAACCGGGGGTGATTGTGGAGCTGCCGCCGGTGGCGGCACTGCGGCAGCTCTATCCGGCCACCCACGCGGTCTGCCTGAGCTTGCTTGATTCCCGGACACCACTCTGGCTGTCGGACGGACTGGCTGATCCGCAGGTTCGGCACAATCTCCATTTCCACACCGGCATGCCGCTCGCGACCGATGCCGCCACGGCCCGCTTTGCCCTGGCCCAGGGCAACGAGATGGACACGCTGGCCGGTTTCCCCCGGGGCACTCTGGAGTACCCGGAACGGGGCTGCACCCTGATCATTCAGGTGGCGGCGCTGGCCAGGCACAGCGATGTGGGGCCCGGTTTTACCTGTTTGCAATTGAGTGGGCCGGGGATTGACGGGCGGCGACAGTTAGCACTGGATGGCCTCTGCCGGCCACTGATTGAATACCTGGTTGAACGACCCGATCCGTTTCCACTGGGGCTCGATTTTATGTTCACGGATGTGCGATCCCTGGTGGCCATCCCCCGAACCACTCAGGTGGAGGTGTATTGAGATGTATGTGGCAGTAAAAGGGGGAGAGAAGGCCATTGATCAGGCCCACCGGTTGCTGGCAAAACGGCGTCGGGGTGACACCGGACTAGCCGAACTGTCGGTTGCCCAGATCCGGGAGCAACTGCCGCTGGCGGTGGACCGGGTGATGACCGAGGGCTCGATCTACGATCCCGAGCTGGCGGCCTTGGCGATCAAGCAGGCGGCCGGCGATCTGGTGGAGGCGATCTTCCTGCTGCGCGCCTACCGCACCACCCTCAGCCGGCTCTATGTCAGTGAACCGATTGATACCACCTCTATGCAGGTGGATCGGCGGGTCTCGGCCACTTTCAAGGATCTGCCGGGGGGGCAGGTACTGGGTTCTACCTTTGATTACACCCACCGACTGCTCGATTTCAGGTTGTTGGCCGAGGGCGATAGCGGGGTGTCATCCCCGGTCGTCGATGACACCCCGGCAGAACAGAATGTGGAGCAGCAGCCGGAGCCGATGGGCCGGGTGTTGCAGATGCTGGAGCGGGAGGGACTGCTGGTGTCGCAACAGGACGATGGCAGCGAACCGGCGGACATCACCGAAACGCCACCGGACTACCCCAGCGACCGCAGCGCCCGTCTGCAGTCCCTGGCACGGGGCGACGAGGGATTCCTGCTGGCACTCGGCTACTCGACCCAGCGCGGTTACGGCCGCAACCATCCGTTTGCCGGTGAGATCCGGGTCGGCGAAGTGAGTCTGACCCTGGTGCCGGAGGAGCTTGGTTTCCCGGTGGAGATCGGCACTTTGCAGGTGACCGAGTGCGAGATGATCAACGGCTTCAGCCGCCTGCCGGATGGAGAGGTGAAATTCACCCGCGGCTACGGTCTCGCTTTTGGCCAGAGCGAACGCAAGAGCATGGCCATGGCTCTGGTGGATCGGGCGCTGCAGGCGGATGACTATGATGAAGAGCGAAACTCACCGGCGCAGCAGGAGGAGTTCGTGCTGTCCCACTGCGACAACGTGGAGGCATCCGGGTTCGTCTCCCACCTCAAGCTGCCCCACTACGTCGATTTTCAGTCCGAGCTGGAGCTGCTGCGGCGACTGCGCAGCGAGATGGTAACGGAGCCGGCAACAGCGGAGAACCAGCAATGAATCAAACAACGGTCAGAGAGGGCTATAACTTCGCCTACCTGGACGAACAGACCAAGCGCATGATCCGGCGCGCCCTGCTCAAGGCGGTGGCGATTCCCGGCTACCAGGTGCCGTTCGGCGGACGCGAGATGCCGATGCCCTACGGTTGGGGCACCGGCGGCATCCAGGTGAGTGCGGCGGTGATCGGCCGGGAGGATGTGTTGAAGGTGATCGACCAAGGGGCTGACGACACCACCAACGCGGTCAGCATCCGCGCCTTTTTCCGCAACCTGACCGGGGTGCGCACCACCGATCGCACCGATCAGGCGACACTGATCCAGACCCGGCACCGCATCCCGGAGACGCCGCTGAAACCGGACCAGATTCTGGTCTACCAGGTGCCGATACCGGAACCGCTGCGCTTTATCGAACCAAGCGAAGTGGAGACCCGGCGCATGCACGCCCTGGAGGACTACGGTGTTATGCACGTGAAACTCTACGAGGATATCGCCCGCTTCGGCGAGATCGCCACCACCTACGCCTACCCGGTACAGGTGAATGGTCGCTACATCATGGATCCATCGCCGATCCCGCGCTTCGACAACCCGAAGATGCACCGCATGCCGGCGCTGCAGCTGTTCGGTGCCGGGCGTGAGAAACGGATCTACGCTATCCCGCCCTACACCGATGTGGTCAGTCTCGATTTTGAGGATCACCCGTTCCGGGTTCAGAGCTGGGCGGAGAGCTGTGCCATCTGCGGCTCCCGAGAGAGCTTCCTGGATGAGGTGGTAATAGATGACCAGGGTGGACGCAGTTTTATCTGCTCCGATACCGACTACTGCCGCCAGCGCCAGCAGCGTCGGGAGGTGGCGTGATGGGTGAGCAGCCGTTGCTGACCGTTCGGGATCTGACCCGTCTCTATGCGCCGGGTAAAGGCTGCCAGGAGATCGATCTGGAACTCTATTCGGGCGAGGTGCTGGGTATTGTGGGTGAGTCCGGTTCCGGCAAATCGACCCTGCTCAACTGCCTCTGCGGCCGCCTGGAGCCGACTGCTGGAAGCATCCATTACCGCGACGCGGAGAACCGTCTGCTGGATCTCTACCGGCTCTCGGAGTTCGAGCGTCGGCGCCTGTTGCGTACCGAGTGGGGCATGGTACACCAGCACGCCCGGGACGGCCTGCGCATGGGGGTCTCTGCGGGGGCCAACATTGGCGAACGGCTGATGGCCGTAGGCGCACGTCATTACGGTGAGATCCGGGCCAGGGGCCTGCGCTGGATGCGGGATGTGGAGTTGGACGAACAGCGCATCGACGACAAACCGGGCAGCTACTCGGGCGGTATGCAGCAGCGCCTGCAGATCGCCCGCAACCTGGTGACCCATCCACGGCTGGTGTTTATGGATGAACCGACCGGCGGACTGGATGTGTCGGTGCAGGCGCGTCTGCTCGACCTGCTGCGCAATCTGGTCACCGATC
Proteins encoded in this region:
- a CDS encoding alpha-D-ribose 1-methylphosphonate 5-phosphate C-P-lyase PhnJ; this encodes MNQTTVREGYNFAYLDEQTKRMIRRALLKAVAIPGYQVPFGGREMPMPYGWGTGGIQVSAAVIGREDVLKVIDQGADDTTNAVSIRAFFRNLTGVRTTDRTDQATLIQTRHRIPETPLKPDQILVYQVPIPEPLRFIEPSEVETRRMHALEDYGVMHVKLYEDIARFGEIATTYAYPVQVNGRYIMDPSPIPRFDNPKMHRMPALQLFGAGREKRIYAIPPYTDVVSLDFEDHPFRVQSWAESCAICGSRESFLDEVVIDDQGGRSFICSDTDYCRQRQQRREVA
- the phnK gene encoding phosphonate C-P lyase system protein PhnK, producing the protein MGEQPLLTVRDLTRLYAPGKGCQEIDLELYSGEVLGIVGESGSGKSTLLNCLCGRLEPTAGSIHYRDAENRLLDLYRLSEFERRRLLRTEWGMVHQHARDGLRMGVSAGANIGERLMAVGARHYGEIRARGLRWMRDVELDEQRIDDKPGSYSGGMQQRLQIARNLVTHPRLVFMDEPTGGLDVSVQARLLDLLRNLVTDLGLAVIIVTHDLAVARLLAQRLVVMRQGRIVEQGLTDQVLDDPQHPYSQLLVSSVLTP